The sequence below is a genomic window from Sphingobacterium sp. ML3W.
AAAGAGCAAAAAGGAAATGCTAAAGATGATTCTTTTAAAAACCTTAGTAGTATAATAGATCAATATGCCGAAGATACGTTGAAAAAAGGGAATATCAATTCGCTGGCAATAGCTATTTACAAAGATGGTAAAATCTATCAACAGTATTATGGTGAAACAGACAAAAATTCAGGCAACAAACCTGATGATAGCACACTGTATGAAATTGCTTCTATTTCAAAAACCTTTGCAGGTTCTTTAGCTGCCAAAGCAGTTGTAGAGAAAAAGATAACATTGGATGACGATATTAGAAAATATTTAGCAGGTAATTATCCAAACTTACAATTTGAGAATATTCCCATTACGATTAAAGATCTATTGACCCATACGCTTGGTTTTAAAAACAAGACACCCAAAAAATTAGAAAAAGTCAATAAAAAAACAAACAAAGGTTACTATGAAAACAGACCTTTTAATTATAACATGTCCAATCTGTTGGAAGAGCTTAAAACGGTTGTATTAGATAAGAAACCTGGAACATTTTACAGCTACAATTCTGTAGGTCCAGAATTAGTTGCCTATATTTTAGAACAAGTTTATCATAAATCTTATGGTGATATCTTACAAGATTTCCTGACAGAAGTAAAAATGGAGAACACCTATTTGCAAGATTACGAAAAACATAAAAAACAGCTAGCCAATAGTTATGGTGAATACAAAAAATTGGCGCCATTAGACAAAAACCCTCTATTGGGAGGGGCTTATGGAATGATCAGCAATTTACCTGACCTTACGAAATTCATGCAATTTCAATTGGAAAGTAATAACCCATTCATCAAAGAATCTACACGTCTTTTATTTAAAGAAGAAGTAGATAATGATGATAAGGGATATTTGTGGGATGTTGGATTCGGCAAAAAAGAAGGGTTCTATTATGGCAAAACAGGTACTTCAAATGGGGTGCAAAGCGGTGTTTTGATTTGCCCGGATTCTCATTATGGATTGATATTAATTATGAATAATAACTCTGATGCAGCACAAAAAGATTGGACAAGTCTGTACAATAAAATTGAAACCGATTTAATTAATTACCCAAAGATCAATTTGGTTTCATTATTACAAAAAGAGTTTATGACTGATTTTGTAAAAGCAGCTGAGAATTATAAAAAATTAAAAAAAGATACGTCTAATTATACAGCAGGAAGTTTACAATTAAATAATTTTGGATATGAATTACTCTCTGGTCATCAAATACAAAAGGCAATAGAAATATTTGAACTTGCAATTTCAGAAGATTCAAAAAATGCAAACTTATATGACAGTCTTGGAGAGGTCTATTTTAGTGATAAGAATTACAAAAAGGCACTTGTTAATTATAAAAAATCACTCGAGTTAAACCCCGAAAATAGCAATGCAAAAAAATACATTGCTGAACTTAACAATTTAAAATCAAGTCGTTAAATATTTTTACTAAAATTCTTTTATTAACCCCAAAGATATAGCTTACTATATCTAGTTCGAAAGTGACTAGTTCTGTAAGCAATCCTATATTTAATCCAATAAAATACTAAGTAATTTTCCGCATAAAGGAAACTTCTAAAAATGAGTAATAAACAGTAGTAAGTGCAATCTATTATAATATTCATGCTAACTGAATGGACAATTTTTATAAGAAACAGCTTAATGCTTTGAAAACTGAAATCAAAGAGCTTGAGATTGAATCCGATTCCTCCATACAACAGGTAGAAGCTATTATATGTCTTATTGTTACGTGTTTGTCAGACATAAAAGATTATGTCTTAAAAAGAGGTTTTAAGAGTATAAATGAAGAAATTCATTTTTTTAAATATCAAAAACCTAGTATTGTTTCAAAGCTCATCTACTATAATGCCATTTACAAAATTGGGACAAGAAAGCCTTATGGCGGAACAAAACTTATAAAGAAGTACCTTAATAGTGAATTAAGAAAGCTCAAAAGATACTTTGATAATAACCTTGAGTTTTATAAATACTATCGAACAAATAGTATTTATCTTGATGAAAAATATTTTGTTCGTGGTAAATATGACATTAAATTAAATCTCGACACCTACTATTTTGAATCAGATCATAATTTTTCAACTTCTTACGATTATAAAGTTGCCAAAATAATAGCTAATGATCTAATACAGGTTTATTTAGAAGATCAACTTTATTTAAACAAGCAGCATCCAGTATCCAAACAACTACCCAACATGAATATTAGCTGGACTGGGAGCAAGACTGCGTTGATAGAGCTGATATACTCCTTGCATTATCAGGGTGTATTTGACAATGGAAATACAGATATTAAACTTATTGCCAAAACGTTTGAAAGATTTTTTAATATTGATTTGGGTGACTTTTATCATACATTTATGGAACTTAAATCCAGAAAAATTAACAGAACAAAATTCCTTGACAGCCTGCGTGATGCACTGATAAAGAAAATGGATGAGCAAGATAAAGAATAACCAATGCTACCATTATTGTTTATTTAAGATTTGCAGCATTCGACTCACCTCAATATCCATTCTCGAAAAGGCGAACCATTTTTTGCCCAGGTCTTTGAGTGAAGCCCCGATGTGATAGAGTTCTGAATTATCAATTATCAAAAAACGGTCGTGGGCATCCGAAAATTGCTCAACTTCAATAGGCAGATATTGGCTATTGTACCGTTGCAAGTCCAACCGTAGCTGATTGCTGATGCTTTTAGTATAGATTGTTGCTGTTACATTCGTGTTCCGTTTACCCAACAGGGTCAGCACAGTATCATCCACATAATTATCCAAAAGGATAATGGAGCTTTTGGCACTTCGTGTAATATCCGACACGAAGGCGTAAGCATCGAAAACCTGCCCGTTGTAGAAGATGCCTTTTTCGCTGTGGATCTTGTCGCTTTCCAAAGCCTTAAAAATCTCTTCAAATTTTTGGTTGGCTTCTAATTGCTTTAGTTCAATTTTATCCAAACGATGAAACAGTGAAGCATTGCTAATAAGCATTCTACGCATTTCCACAAAGGCTTCCATAATTTCAACACTGACTTTAACGGCAATATCTGAACGGAGTATTGCAGAAGCCATTGCGACCCCTTGTTCGGTAAAAACGTAGGGCAAATAACGTCTTCCGCCATAGCTTAAACTTGAGGTTCCAATTTGGAACCTCAAGTTTTCAACTTCCTCTTCAGTCAGTTGAAAGCAAAAAGAAGCAGGAAACCTTTCAATATTTCTTTTTACGGCTTTGTTAAGGTTCTTTGTTTCCACCTGGTATAAGGAAGCAAGGTCGTTATCCAGCATTACCTGCTTGTCACGTATAGCATAAATCAGGTTTCTGATTTCTTTGGGAGAGATAAGAGGTTTATTTTCCATTACTTTTTATAATTCTTGTTTTTCTCAAATTCAAAGGAACTTTCAGCTTTATCATTTAATACGATGTAGGCATCGAACTTCTTTCCGGCTTTGCTTTTCATCCCTTTAATCAGAGTTGTTTTGCCTTTATTAACGAGGTTTTCAATATTAGCGATGCTGATTTGTACGCCACACACATTGCGGAACTGTACCCAGTTACAAACTTCATAGAGACACTTAACAATCTTATCCCCAATAATGAGTTGCTGGCTTTTACATTTCGGGCAAGTAAGTTTGGGTAAGTTGTCTTTGGGAATGGAAGTTTGCAACAATTCGTCGGTAATAGATGATGCATAGGTTTCCATCTCTTTTTGAAATGCTCTCGCATCAGCTTCGTTATTTTCGATTTTCTGCAAAGCTAATTCCCATTCGGCAGTCATAGCCACATCTGCAATTTTTCTATACTTAACCAAATCATATACCTGCAATCCTTTTTCAGTTGGTATCAGCGATTTCTTTTCCCGTTGGATATAATTGCGGGTAAAAAGCGTTTCGATTATGGATGCTCTTGTTGCAGGGGTGCCAATCCCAATATTGTGAAGGGCTTTTCGTTCTTCCTCATTCCTCATTTCTTTTCCTGCATTTTCCATTGCAGATAGTAGACCTGCTTCGGTGTAAAGCATTGGTGGTTTGGTTTGCTTTTTCAAAATGGAAGCTTCCTTGATTTTGATTTCATTGCCCTTTTTCAATTCCGGCAGATCCTGTACAGGTTCGGTGTCTTCATCTGTAAAATTTCCTTTGATTGAACGCCAACCGGATTCAATGATCTTACTGCCTTTTACCGTAAAATCATAATGAAATACCTGTAAAGTCACATCAGTCAGCTCTTTAATACAAGCTTGTGAAAGGGCTTCGAGTAACCGAAAAGCAATCATATCATACACTGCATTTTCTTTAGCATTAAGTGCCGATGGAATTTTATCCGTAACCAACAAACCGTGGTGGTCAGTAACACGCAAATCGTTCACGATGCGTTTATTGAAACGTCCCCATTTCATTTTTGATACGGCTTGCTTACAGGTTTCTTTGTCCTGTAAAGCCCTTACAAGTGTGGGGATTTCTGCCCATACATCTTCAGGGATATATCTGCTTCCGGTACGTGGATAAGTGATGAATTTCTTTTCGTACAAACTTTGGGCAATGTTGAGCGTTTCTTCGGCAGAAAGGTTGAGTTTTTTGTTTGCTTCCTTTTGTAGTCCAGTAAGGTCAAACAACAAAGGCGGTTGCTCTGTAACACTTTTAGTTTCTACCAATGTAATCGTTGCCGTATCGCTTCGCTGAATGGCTTTCAATGTATCATTAGCAAGTTTTACTTCTTCCCATTTAGTTTTAGAAAGGCTTTTAAAATCTATCAATTCTTTGTTGTGCAATAACTGTATCTGCCAGTATTGCTGCACCGAGAATTTTTTGTTTTCGAGATAACGCTTACATATCAAAGCAAGTGTAGGTGTTTGTACTCTTCCAAGCGAGTAAACTCCGTTTCCTGCAGCTATGCTCAGTGCCTGCGTGGCATTGATGCCAACCAACCAATCGGCACGGCTTCTGACTTGTGCCGCCTGATATAATCCGTCAAATGCTGCCCCGTCTTTCAGATTGTCAAAGCCTTTTTTGATGGCTTTTTCGGTAAGCGAACTTATCCAAAGCCGTTCAAAAGGTTTGTCACATTTGAGGTATTCATAAATATACCTGAAGATAAGTTCACCCTCACGACCAGCATCGGTAGCGACAATAATGTTGTCGCATTTATCAAATAGTTCTCTGATTACTTTCAGTTGTTTCAATGCTCTTGTATCGGTTGCATAGCTTTTTTCTTTTTTGACTTTGCGGACAGTCAGTAAAAATGGGTACGGAAGTATCGGCAAAGATCCTTTGTCAAAACCTGAAATTCCGTAATCTTCAGGCATTCCCAATCCTATGAGGTGTCCGAATGCCCACGTAACAAAATAGCCGTTACCTGTCAGGTAGCCATCCTTTTTATCGGACGCTCCCACAAGTAAGGCTATTTCCCTTGCTACGCTTGGTTTTTCTGCAATAATTGTTTTCATGTGAATATTTTAATTGTTTTTCATTGGTCACATGGAATGCCTAAAGGCATTTCATAGTTCACTACCTTTTTACACCTTTGGACTTAGCAGGAGCTTTGGACTTTTCCTGTTGTTCCTGCTGCTGTTTGTTTTTCGGTCTTTGTTGTCCAGACTTCAAAGGTTCGTTCATGTTTTTGGTCGCTTCATTGGTTTTCCCCTCCGAATTGACGGCAGTCTGCGTTTTATGGACTTCGGTAGGTTTTGCCTGGGCTTTGAGCTTGTCGGGATTTTGGAAGGAGAAATCTGTTTTGCCCGATTCTTGGTTGAGTGTGATATAACCCTGATATTTTTGTCCTTTTTTATCTATCAGACCATCTACATAAACGGTTTGTCCGGCTTTGAACTTATTGTACTGCTCATCATCAAGTTTTTTACCTCTGAATGTTTTTGGAGTTTCCTGCGACTGACTTTGGCTTTGCTGAATGTTTTGTTTGCTGTCTTGCGATTGTTGTTTAGAATTACTTCTGTCAAACAAAAACTCTACATAGCGTTTATCCGCATTGAACTGTACGGTTGCCAAGAACTCCGTTCCTTTTTTAGAAATCATCCCCTCCAATTGAAGCGGTTTACCATCCATTAAAGTTTGCTTTTGGGTATCGTCCAACTTTACCCCCTTAATTTCATCGGGAATTTTTATGAAATCCGTCCGTAATGCAATTACATCATTTGTTAGCCTGTCTATACTGATAATGGACGGCATCAATTCTCCTGTTTTGGTATTTTTCAAATCAACCACACGTCCCATATTACCCGTTTCGAGTAGGTTCTTTTTGTCTTCGTCCGTAAATTTGTGTCCGAAAAATTCAAAATGTAGGTTAGGTTCTTTTCTGATACCATGTATTGCTGCTACAACCTTTCCGTCTTCAGTAGGCTGTAAAGAGAGACGGGCATCTGTACGGACAATGGCACCACCTAGATTGACACTTATCGGCACGAGTTGATTGGTTTTATAACCTTTTAATAAAGGTTCTAACAGATTCATTTTTTCAAGACGTTCTTTGCCCAATCCGAGATTGTTCATAGTGTCCCAATCAATTTGTTCCGGTTTATAGCGGTTTTCGCTTGTTTCCGATATTGTCTGTGTTGTTTCCATATTATTTTGATTTTCTTGTTTCTGTTCTTGTGGCTGCTCAGGTTTAACCTCGTGTTCCTTCATTATTTTTTCTCCATCAGGAGTTGGATTGTTTACCTGCTTCTGCATATCATTTGCTACATCAACGGCAACAGGTGCGGGCACTTTAAAAAAGGTGAAGTTGGTCGGGTTATTCAGCTGACTGAAAAAATTGGAGAAGAAATTGGAAAAAAAATCACCGCTTTTATCCACACGCATAAATTGATTTTCGTTCTTCTTGGTGGGATCAACGGTTTCCATTTTCCCGTTTTCATCAATGCTCTTTACTGCCTGAATTTTCATTTTTTCTTTATCCAGTACAAGCAGAATATCAGATAATTGCTCAGTAATTTCAGTTTTATTTAAAGTTTCTTCACTCATAATCTTAAAAATTTAAAATTCAACTTCAAAAGTAAAATAACACCTCACTGCATTGCGCTAATTGGCACTGGAAGGAAGTGTTTGTCGCTCAAAGGCATCATGGTTTTGTGGATGGTGGATTAAAACTCTCTCTAATGAACTGATGGACATCAGAAAGTTTGTAATACAGCTTACCGCTTATAGTATAATAGGGCAGCTTACCAATAGAGCGGTATCGTTGAAGGGAACGGTTACTGATTTTTAGCATTTGAAGTAGATCCTGATTATCTAGCAATTCTTCCCCGTCTATACTGTTACGTTTCTTTTGCAGATTATCAATATGGTCGCCCAACATATCAAAGCGCCCCATCAGACGTTCCATCCACGCCAAAAATTCTATTCTATCAATATTCATAAGGATATATTTTTAAATGGTTGTACCTATTTTTTGTCTGTCTTTAGCTTTCTGCCTTTTTCGATATAGCTTTTGCCTTTCGCCATAAGTTCTTGCACAAACTCATCAGTACTCTGTACGGCATTAGCATTGAGCATATTTTTAATTGCCCCAACGGTGTAGAAATATTGACCATACATTTTTGAATAGGCGATCTCGCCTTTGCTACGCATACGCCAAAGGGTTTTCTCGCTGATTTGCAGGTACTGGCATACTTCATGGTTATTTAGCCACAGGTCATCATAGCTTTTATCTTCCTGTCTTTTCAAGTAGTCGGCAATTGCATTGATACGGTTGTTGAGTTGTACCCAGGCTTCTTCTTCTATAGTTATGATTTTCATTGCATAGCTTTTTAAAATTTACTATGCAAAACTCCGAAAGGTGGCAATATCTTTCTGCCAAGCCTTACCCATTGGTTTGACGTTTTTTTGATATTTTTTACAATTAGGGAAAACCTTTGTTTAAAAGGATTTTGGAGTATTTGAGATATTTTACAATGAAGTTTTGAGAGTATTTGCCAATTGGCAAATATGGGCAAGTCCAAAGCAGTACACGAAATGTACTGCTTTGGACTTGCTGTTTAACCTTTAGCTAAAGGTTTTTATCCATATATTCTTCGAGGGATATTTTGAGCTGATCTAAAAATGCAGTCCGGGAACCTGCCCGTGTTTTCATTCGGTGGAAAGAGTGATGTATATCGTTTAAGGGAGTTCGGAATAGCACCTGAAAAATCAACGCTAATTTTCGGATGCCTATTTTTCTGTCTGCAATGGAATTTGAAGCATACAGAGCATATACAAGTTCAATAAGTGCGTTTTGAGAATTTGTCCAAGAAATATCCTTGTTTCCATTCCCGTTTATCAGAACCATATCACGGTCTTCGTCAGGGCTGATTTTCGTTAGCAAATAAGTATAGAGTAATTCGTTGGCTATGATGTGGGCTATTTTATTATCATAATAGGTTGAAAAGGTGAGGTCAGTTTCAAATACGTCACTATTCAATCCTTCGTGATAATTGATTTGCCCAAGTCTAAAATAAGTATAATCACGATCTGTACGGCCAGAGCGATAATATCGATAAAAATTTTCATTACAAATACTGTCTCTGTATTTTATTTTTAGACATTTTAGTTCGTTCTCGTAATAACTTTGGTGAATTTTACCACTATTAACTGGGCATGTTGTTTCAATCCGAAATATTTTATTGTAATAAATGAGTTTCCCTAAAATTTGTGGTTTGATATTTTTAAAAAAATCAATCTCTTGTTGTTCATCTGAAAATTTATTTTTTAAGGTTTCGACTTTTATGGTACATAACATTTCGTTTAAAAACAAAGTCATTTGATATGCCTCTTTCGCAGTACTCATCATCTGGGAAGATAGTTTATCTTCCTGATGATGAATTTTCGAAAAAATTTTACTCAACAGGATCTGCATAGTTTAATCATTTAGAAATTACCACTATTTGTTTCGGAACTGTATCGAATGTTGGTATGTCAAAATTTGGAAATTATTTCGAGACCAATCTCACAGGTTCACCCAACTGTGGGGATTT
It includes:
- a CDS encoding serine hydrolase translates to MSNKVTSLIIIIFLSISIEGAACTMYKITKNGKTIVGNNEDYISPNSQFWYETAKVDRLGVMYMGQLNNFAQGAINEKGLMFDGFYAPYLAINNTAGKAKVTIGKAIRQVMQTMSSVEEVKSYLQTINLSSLTNSMLVFVDKSGAYLIVEGDEMIIGKESEKSFSNFYYSQTKELSEVKLDYFQNGQKFIDASSGKATLDYCGEAMGHFSQKKSISATQYSTIYDLNSLKIRVYFFHDYTQFVEIDLKKELKKGNTKIMIADLFPKESIGYKHYLKYNNPENPTLFVEELIGNTKFSEKELEQLDFSDDMNVIGYEWLKDKKNPKAAIKVFEYAVRLLPNNADLYDSLGEAYFEIKDWHNAIKNYSRSLAIDPKNENAVEMLRKVKEQKGNAKDDSFKNLSSIIDQYAEDTLKKGNINSLAIAIYKDGKIYQQYYGETDKNSGNKPDDSTLYEIASISKTFAGSLAAKAVVEKKITLDDDIRKYLAGNYPNLQFENIPITIKDLLTHTLGFKNKTPKKLEKVNKKTNKGYYENRPFNYNMSNLLEELKTVVLDKKPGTFYSYNSVGPELVAYILEQVYHKSYGDILQDFLTEVKMENTYLQDYEKHKKQLANSYGEYKKLAPLDKNPLLGGAYGMISNLPDLTKFMQFQLESNNPFIKESTRLLFKEEVDNDDKGYLWDVGFGKKEGFYYGKTGTSNGVQSGVLICPDSHYGLILIMNNNSDAAQKDWTSLYNKIETDLINYPKINLVSLLQKEFMTDFVKAAENYKKLKKDTSNYTAGSLQLNNFGYELLSGHQIQKAIEIFELAISEDSKNANLYDSLGEVYFSDKNYKKALVNYKKSLELNPENSNAKKYIAELNNLKSSR
- a CDS encoding RteC domain-containing protein; translated protein: MDNFYKKQLNALKTEIKELEIESDSSIQQVEAIICLIVTCLSDIKDYVLKRGFKSINEEIHFFKYQKPSIVSKLIYYNAIYKIGTRKPYGGTKLIKKYLNSELRKLKRYFDNNLEFYKYYRTNSIYLDEKYFVRGKYDIKLNLDTYYFESDHNFSTSYDYKVAKIIANDLIQVYLEDQLYLNKQHPVSKQLPNMNISWTGSKTALIELIYSLHYQGVFDNGNTDIKLIAKTFERFFNIDLGDFYHTFMELKSRKINRTKFLDSLRDALIKKMDEQDKE
- a CDS encoding ORF6N domain-containing protein; its protein translation is MENKPLISPKEIRNLIYAIRDKQVMLDNDLASLYQVETKNLNKAVKRNIERFPASFCFQLTEEEVENLRFQIGTSSLSYGGRRYLPYVFTEQGVAMASAILRSDIAVKVSVEIMEAFVEMRRMLISNASLFHRLDKIELKQLEANQKFEEIFKALESDKIHSEKGIFYNGQVFDAYAFVSDITRSAKSSIILLDNYVDDTVLTLLGKRNTNVTATIYTKSISNQLRLDLQRYNSQYLPIEVEQFSDAHDRFLIIDNSELYHIGASLKDLGKKWFAFSRMDIEVSRMLQILNKQ
- a CDS encoding type IA DNA topoisomerase; this translates as MKTIIAEKPSVAREIALLVGASDKKDGYLTGNGYFVTWAFGHLIGLGMPEDYGISGFDKGSLPILPYPFLLTVRKVKKEKSYATDTRALKQLKVIRELFDKCDNIIVATDAGREGELIFRYIYEYLKCDKPFERLWISSLTEKAIKKGFDNLKDGAAFDGLYQAAQVRSRADWLVGINATQALSIAAGNGVYSLGRVQTPTLALICKRYLENKKFSVQQYWQIQLLHNKELIDFKSLSKTKWEEVKLANDTLKAIQRSDTATITLVETKSVTEQPPLLFDLTGLQKEANKKLNLSAEETLNIAQSLYEKKFITYPRTGSRYIPEDVWAEIPTLVRALQDKETCKQAVSKMKWGRFNKRIVNDLRVTDHHGLLVTDKIPSALNAKENAVYDMIAFRLLEALSQACIKELTDVTLQVFHYDFTVKGSKIIESGWRSIKGNFTDEDTEPVQDLPELKKGNEIKIKEASILKKQTKPPMLYTEAGLLSAMENAGKEMRNEEERKALHNIGIGTPATRASIIETLFTRNYIQREKKSLIPTEKGLQVYDLVKYRKIADVAMTAEWELALQKIENNEADARAFQKEMETYASSITDELLQTSIPKDNLPKLTCPKCKSQQLIIGDKIVKCLYEVCNWVQFRNVCGVQISIANIENLVNKGKTTLIKGMKSKAGKKFDAYIVLNDKAESSFEFEKNKNYKK
- a CDS encoding DUF3945 domain-containing protein: MSEETLNKTEITEQLSDILLVLDKEKMKIQAVKSIDENGKMETVDPTKKNENQFMRVDKSGDFFSNFFSNFFSQLNNPTNFTFFKVPAPVAVDVANDMQKQVNNPTPDGEKIMKEHEVKPEQPQEQKQENQNNMETTQTISETSENRYKPEQIDWDTMNNLGLGKERLEKMNLLEPLLKGYKTNQLVPISVNLGGAIVRTDARLSLQPTEDGKVVAAIHGIRKEPNLHFEFFGHKFTDEDKKNLLETGNMGRVVDLKNTKTGELMPSIISIDRLTNDVIALRTDFIKIPDEIKGVKLDDTQKQTLMDGKPLQLEGMISKKGTEFLATVQFNADKRYVEFLFDRSNSKQQSQDSKQNIQQSQSQSQETPKTFRGKKLDDEQYNKFKAGQTVYVDGLIDKKGQKYQGYITLNQESGKTDFSFQNPDKLKAQAKPTEVHKTQTAVNSEGKTNEATKNMNEPLKSGQQRPKNKQQQEQQEKSKAPAKSKGVKR
- a CDS encoding helix-turn-helix domain-containing protein — encoded protein: MNIDRIEFLAWMERLMGRFDMLGDHIDNLQKKRNSIDGEELLDNQDLLQMLKISNRSLQRYRSIGKLPYYTISGKLYYKLSDVHQFIRESFNPPSTKP
- a CDS encoding helix-turn-helix domain-containing protein; this translates as MKIITIEEEAWVQLNNRINAIADYLKRQEDKSYDDLWLNNHEVCQYLQISEKTLWRMRSKGEIAYSKMYGQYFYTVGAIKNMLNANAVQSTDEFVQELMAKGKSYIEKGRKLKTDKK
- a CDS encoding RteC domain-containing protein; amino-acid sequence: MQILLSKIFSKIHHQEDKLSSQMMSTAKEAYQMTLFLNEMLCTIKVETLKNKFSDEQQEIDFFKNIKPQILGKLIYYNKIFRIETTCPVNSGKIHQSYYENELKCLKIKYRDSICNENFYRYYRSGRTDRDYTYFRLGQINYHEGLNSDVFETDLTFSTYYDNKIAHIIANELLYTYLLTKISPDEDRDMVLINGNGNKDISWTNSQNALIELVYALYASNSIADRKIGIRKLALIFQVLFRTPLNDIHHSFHRMKTRAGSRTAFLDQLKISLEEYMDKNL